CGGTCATCGCCTCGACGTCGCTCCCCAGCGCGAGGCCGGCGTTGACGACGACGCCGTCGAGCGAGCCCAGCGTCTCGACGGTCGATTCGACGGCGGCCGCCACCGCCGCCGGGTCGCTCACGTCGGCCGGTACGACGTGTGTCTCGACGCCGAACGCCTCGGCGACCTCGTCGGCGATGTCTCTGAGACGGCCCTCGCTGCGGGCCAGGAGGGCTACGTCGGCCCCGTCGGCGGCTACCCGTCGAACTGTCGCCTCGCCGATGCCTGCGCTCGCGCCCGTGACCAGAACGACTGTGCCGTCGAGTGAGTCGGTTGGCATAGCTCCCACCGCGCGCGAGTCCGATATAGAAGTTGTGCCGGACGACCGCGCTCCGGACGCGTCCCGGTGGTCACTCTTCGCGCAGTGCCGACGCGATGGCCTGGAGCTGGGCCTTCCGGAACTGTCCTTCAGCCTCCTCGGGGTCGTCTGACTCCAGTTCGCCGATCTTCCAGAGGATGCCGGCCCGCATCTGTGGCTTCGACGGGAGTCGCGCCGTGTCGATGTCGTAGCCGACGGCTTCGCAGACGGCCGCGAGCGTCTCCTTGGTGAATCCCGAGGACACCTCGCGCTCGAAGCGACCCACCGCGGTCCGAATCTCGTTTCGCAGGTCGTGGACGGTCTCGGCCATACCGGGAGTGCCGGTGCGGTCCGTTGTGGGGTTTGTGGTTCGGCGCTCGCCGGTGGCACGCACCTTCATCTGTCCGCCCGGCGACTGTCAGCCATGGAGTATTTCATCACGGGCGCGACGGGGTTCGTCGGCGGCCACGTCGCACGGCAGTTGCTCGCGGACGGGCACGAGGTGGTCGCCCTCGCCCGGACGCCGTCGACGGCGACCGATCTCGAAGCGGCAGGCGCTCGGGTCGTCGAAGGGGACATCACTGACAGGGAGAGCATGCGCGAGCCGATGACGGGCGTCGACGGCCTCTTCCACGTCGCCGGCTGGTACGACGTCGGCGCCGCCGACCCGACGCTCGGCGAGCGAATCAACGTCGAGGGCACCCGCACCGTCCTCGAACTGATGGCCGAACTGGACGTCCCGAAGGGCGTCTACACGAGCACGTTGGCGGTCAACTCCGACACGAACGGCCAGCTGGTCGACGAATCGTACACCTATGCCGGCACCCACTTGACCGAGTACGACCGGACGAAATGGGCGGCCCACCGCGAGATGGCCGAGCCGATGGTCCGCGACGGACTCCCGCTGGTGACGGTCATGCCCGGACTGGTGTACGGCCCGGGCGACACCAGCGTCTTCGGCGACGCGCTCCGGGATTTCCTTCGTGGGGAGTTTCCGGTCGTCCCGCGCGAGGTGGCCTACTGTCCCGGCCACGTCGAGGACGTCGCGCGCGCCCACGTCCTGGCGATGGAGCGCGGGACGCCCGGCGAGGACTACATCGTCGGCGGCGACCCGGTGACGCTCGTCGAGCTGTTCGAGACGGTTGCCGAACTGAGCGGACGGGACCCGCCACGAGCCGTCCCGCCGTGGCTGTTTCGGGTGCTCGCGCCGGTGGCCGGCCTTCTCGAGAGTGTCGTGACCCTCCCGAAGGACTACCGCGCCGAGAGCCTGCGCGTCCTCGCCGGCGCCACCTACCTCGGCGACAACTCGAAGGCGAAGGCCGAACTCGGGCTCGAACACCGCCCCCTCCGTGAGGGACTGCGAGCGACCGTCGAGCACGAACTGGCACGGCTCGAAGCGTGAGGTTCCACCCGAAACGGCACCCTTTTCGATACGTTTGGCAACGTTTCACAGGGCCTGTCGGTGGTTCGGCGGGTCCTGCCTGCCTACCGCCTGGTTTGTCGCCCGTCGCAGAACGAACCGAACGCCGTGTGTCGGCGTCAGTTCGGCGGTTCGTCGCTGGTCCCCGGGACGCCCCGGCCCTGATAGAAGTCCCCGCCCCAGTTGCCGACCCAGATGTCCTGGTTGGCCAGGTAGAGCGCGTCGGCGGTGTAGAACCGGTCGTCGGTGACCGACCACTCGCCGGCGTCGGTGTCGTACTCGATTTCGCCGTTGTAGACGGCAGCCTGCCCGAATTCGCCGCCGGCGTTCGGTGGGAGCGGCGGTTCGGCGGGATTCGACTGGCTCACCGACGGCGGGCGCTGGGCGCGCTGGAGGCGGCCACGGTTGAACGTCTCGTCGAAGAACTCCGCGAACAGCGGTCGCACCTCCCTGTTCCCGAGCACGGCGTCGGCGGCGTTCAGCCCGCCAGTGATGTCGCCCGCGTCCCTCGCCGTGATGGTGTACGTCGAGTCATCCGTACCGGAGGCGAACGTACCGGCGTCGGCGTCCCACAGCTCGTCGACCATGTAGCCGAGGGCGTCGCTCGCGGTGCTCTCGTGGTCCACGCCGTCGAGCTGAGAGGCCCACAGCAGACCCTGCGCGACGATGCCCTGCGTGGCGGCCTGGTTGACGGCGCCGTTCTCGACCAGACCGTTGGCCCCGAGGTTCGACTCGACGACCTCGGCGAGGCCGTTCGCGTAGTCAGCGGCGGCCGACCGCAGTTCGCCACTTCCGGCTTGCGGGCCGTAGTACCCGACTGCACCGAGTAGCAGTCCGACCGAGCGGGTCGACTCCTGTTGTGCCACGTCCGCCGGGCTGAACAGGCCCATGGTCGTCTCGGCGACGCCGTCCGCGATCTCCTGGATGCCGACCGGCGGGTCGAAGACGGCGTCGGCCCCGGCCTCACGCGGGAGCAGCGGGCGCGGGTTCTCGTAGCCGAACCACCCGTTCTGGGCGAGGCTGGTCATGTCCGAGAGGAACCACAGCATCGCCGCGTGGTGGTGGGGCCGTCTGGTCTCGTCGACGATTTCGCCCGCGGCCGGCCGGTACTCCGAGAGGAACTCGAAGGTGTCGCCGTGGGTCAGCGCGCCGTTGCCCCGGGAGCCACCGACCAGAATCGCGGCGTTGATGCCGACCTGGGCC
This DNA window, taken from Haloarcula ordinaria, encodes the following:
- a CDS encoding NAD-dependent epimerase/dehydratase family protein encodes the protein MEYFITGATGFVGGHVARQLLADGHEVVALARTPSTATDLEAAGARVVEGDITDRESMREPMTGVDGLFHVAGWYDVGAADPTLGERINVEGTRTVLELMAELDVPKGVYTSTLAVNSDTNGQLVDESYTYAGTHLTEYDRTKWAAHREMAEPMVRDGLPLVTVMPGLVYGPGDTSVFGDALRDFLRGEFPVVPREVAYCPGHVEDVARAHVLAMERGTPGEDYIVGGDPVTLVELFETVAELSGRDPPRAVPPWLFRVLAPVAGLLESVVTLPKDYRAESLRVLAGATYLGDNSKAKAELGLEHRPLREGLRATVEHELARLEA